In Pleomorphomonas sp. T1.2MG-36, one genomic interval encodes:
- the nifA gene encoding nif-specific transcriptional activator NifA: MIVAVRQPPRLAPVETAPVIRRESRQSAEMALFGLYEISKILNAPVRLESMLASVVNILTSFLAMRRGMIVVIDEAGEPEIVATAGWAGEVKGRPIDSLPQAVIDRIVATQTSLVVQDTAADPLFAGTPAAHDPSRVSFVGVPIKDDVKVIGTLSIDRVWDGSADIRIDEDLRFLAMVANLVGQAVRLHRVVAADRRRLIDERSRLEKALDEKPKPARVRVGTGGIVGDSPSVRRVMETISIVAPSNTTVLLRGESGTGKELFARAIHELSSRKAKPFIKLNCAAVSESVLESELFGHEKGAFTGAIALKPGRFELANGGTLLLDEIGEISPAFQSKLLRVLQEGEFERVGGTRTLKVDVRLICATNRDLEAAVAKGDFRADLYYRINVVPVFLPPLRERPGDIQLLARAFLDRFNRENGRRLSITDRALDLLGKCYFPGNVRELENCVRRTATLARGDTIRREDFACAHGECLSATLWTGAHHVTADEQLTALRRGELLVPGLRPPAPVSGVPEADACPEPQAETPLCEHAGPDCPALGHRAGEKERLIDAMEKSGWVQAKAARILGLTPRQIGYALKKHRVELKRF, encoded by the coding sequence ATGATCGTGGCAGTCCGCCAACCGCCTCGCCTCGCACCCGTCGAGACGGCCCCCGTCATTCGGCGCGAAAGCCGGCAGAGTGCCGAAATGGCGCTGTTCGGCCTTTACGAGATATCGAAGATCCTCAACGCGCCCGTCCGCCTCGAGAGCATGTTGGCGAGCGTCGTCAACATCCTCACGTCCTTCCTCGCCATGCGGCGCGGCATGATCGTCGTCATCGACGAGGCTGGCGAACCGGAGATCGTCGCCACCGCCGGCTGGGCGGGCGAGGTCAAGGGGCGGCCGATCGACAGCCTGCCCCAGGCGGTCATCGATCGCATCGTCGCCACACAAACCTCGCTTGTCGTTCAGGACACGGCTGCCGATCCGCTGTTTGCCGGTACGCCCGCCGCCCATGACCCGAGCCGCGTCTCCTTCGTTGGCGTCCCCATCAAGGACGATGTCAAGGTGATCGGTACTCTGAGCATCGACCGTGTCTGGGACGGATCGGCTGACATCCGCATCGACGAGGACCTGCGCTTCCTCGCCATGGTCGCCAATCTCGTGGGGCAGGCGGTGCGCCTCCATCGTGTCGTCGCCGCCGATCGCCGACGTCTGATCGACGAACGGTCGAGGCTGGAAAAGGCGCTCGACGAAAAGCCCAAGCCGGCACGCGTCCGCGTCGGGACCGGCGGCATCGTCGGCGACAGCCCGTCGGTGCGCCGCGTCATGGAGACCATCTCCATCGTCGCGCCGTCCAACACCACGGTTCTGCTGCGCGGCGAAAGCGGCACCGGCAAGGAACTGTTCGCCCGCGCCATTCATGAGCTTTCGAGCCGCAAAGCCAAACCCTTCATCAAGCTCAACTGTGCCGCCGTTTCCGAAAGCGTGCTGGAATCCGAGCTATTCGGCCACGAAAAGGGCGCCTTCACCGGCGCCATTGCGCTGAAGCCGGGCCGCTTCGAACTGGCCAACGGCGGCACGCTTCTGCTCGACGAGATCGGCGAGATTTCACCCGCCTTCCAATCCAAGCTGCTGCGCGTCCTCCAGGAGGGCGAGTTCGAGCGGGTCGGCGGTACGCGGACGCTGAAGGTCGACGTCCGGCTGATCTGTGCCACCAACCGCGACCTTGAGGCGGCGGTGGCGAAGGGCGACTTCCGGGCCGATCTCTATTACCGCATCAATGTCGTGCCGGTGTTCCTGCCGCCGTTGCGCGAGCGTCCGGGCGACATTCAGCTGCTCGCCCGGGCGTTTCTCGACCGCTTCAACCGCGAGAATGGACGCCGGCTAAGTATTACCGATCGGGCGTTGGATCTGCTCGGCAAGTGCTATTTCCCCGGCAACGTGCGCGAGCTGGAGAATTGCGTCCGCCGGACCGCGACGCTCGCGCGCGGCGACACCATCCGCCGGGAAGATTTTGCCTGCGCACACGGCGAATGCTTGTCGGCGACGCTGTGGACCGGCGCTCACCATGTCACGGCCGACGAGCAACTGACCGCCTTGAGGCGTGGCGAGCTTCTGGTGCCCGGCCTGCGTCCGCCGGCTCCCGTGTCGGGAGTGCCCGAGGCGGACGCCTGCCCGGAACCGCAAGCCGAAACTCCGCTTTGCGAACACGCCGGCCCCGATTGTCCCGCGCTCGGCCATCGTGCCGGCGAGAAGGAGCGGCTGATCGACGCCATGGAAAAATCCGGCTGGGTGCAGGCCAAGGCGGCGCGCATCCTCGGCCTCACCCCGCGCCAAATCGGCTACGCGCTCAAGAAGCACCGCGTCGAGCTGAAGCGGTTCTGA
- a CDS encoding siderophore-interacting protein, whose translation MTMHAPVRLVATLVVPSPDPVALRARLAEHVGRHASCVTTDSGDVVLSSELGRSRLALEAGALRITAESADPAGLAYIKMIMANHVLDFGEADVALHWTGVGAAGSPLPFFRQMTVTGAATFGRFRRLTLKGDDLGRFAESGLHVRLLLPAEGVRQRWPVTGDDGRPWWPDGNPPPARVYTLRRIDVAAGEVEIDMLLHVGHRDAPGAAFAERARPGDVVGMTGPGGGDLPAASDYLFLADETGLPAVARMLAEMPVGCRVRAILEVEGREDWQDLPSAAEADIVWLHRRDGARLETMVDAIGADDLQPDVVVWGGMEHAARRAIYRRAVDIWGLSRDRLRLASYWRRGQAGGDHHHDD comes from the coding sequence ATGACCATGCACGCGCCGGTCCGGCTGGTTGCCACCCTTGTCGTTCCAAGTCCGGACCCAGTGGCGTTGCGCGCGCGGCTCGCTGAACACGTCGGCCGCCATGCCAGCTGCGTGACGACGGACTCGGGCGACGTCGTGCTGTCGAGCGAGCTTGGCCGGTCGCGGCTGGCGCTCGAAGCCGGCGCCTTGCGCATTACCGCCGAAAGCGCCGATCCTGCCGGTCTTGCCTACATCAAGATGATCATGGCCAATCATGTGCTGGACTTCGGCGAGGCTGACGTTGCCCTTCATTGGACGGGAGTGGGCGCCGCCGGCTCGCCGCTGCCATTCTTTCGGCAGATGACGGTGACCGGCGCTGCGACGTTCGGTCGCTTCCGACGCCTGACGCTCAAGGGTGACGATCTCGGTCGCTTCGCCGAAAGCGGGCTGCATGTCCGCCTGCTGCTGCCGGCCGAGGGGGTGCGTCAGCGCTGGCCGGTGACCGGCGATGACGGACGCCCTTGGTGGCCGGATGGCAATCCGCCGCCGGCGCGCGTCTACACCTTGCGACGCATCGACGTTGCCGCTGGCGAGGTGGAGATCGACATGCTGCTGCACGTCGGTCATCGCGATGCGCCCGGTGCCGCCTTCGCCGAGCGGGCGCGGCCGGGCGACGTGGTCGGCATGACGGGACCTGGCGGCGGCGATCTGCCCGCGGCCTCCGACTATCTGTTCCTCGCCGACGAGACGGGATTGCCGGCGGTCGCCCGCATGCTGGCCGAGATGCCGGTCGGTTGCCGTGTCCGCGCGATCCTGGAGGTCGAAGGCCGGGAAGACTGGCAGGATCTTCCAAGCGCGGCCGAGGCGGACATCGTCTGGCTGCATCGGCGGGATGGCGCCCGGTTGGAAACGATGGTCGACGCGATAGGCGCCGATGATCTGCAGCCCGATGTCGTCGTGTGGGGTGGCATGGAGCACGCTGCGCGCCGCGCCATCTACCGCAGGGCAGTCGACATCTGGGGACTGTCGCGCGACCGCTTGCGGCTTGCCTCCTATTGGCGGCGCGGTCAGGCGGGTGGAGATCACCACCACGACGATTAG